From the Dama dama isolate Ldn47 chromosome 24, ASM3311817v1, whole genome shotgun sequence genome, one window contains:
- the TLR9 gene encoding toll-like receptor 9 isoform X1 produces the protein MGLGDVMDTGERNRNLPGGLGETEVGALLGNPQRDGAEEVELGLYPHPAPTLQGPYCAPHPLSLLVQAAALAAALAQGTLPAFLPCELQPRGQVDCNWLFLKSVPHFSAGAPRANVTSLSLVSNRIHHLHDSDFVHLSNLRVLNLKWNCPPASLSPMHFPCRMTIEPNTFLAVPTLEELNLSYNGITTVPALPSSLVSLSLSHTSILVLDPTHLVGLQALRFLYMDGNCYYKNPCQRALEVAPGALLGLGNLTHLSLKYNNLTEVPRHLPPSLDTLLLSYNHIVTLAPEDLANLTALRVLDVGGNCRRCDHARNPCRECPKNFPKLHPDTFSHLSRLEGLVLKDSSLYKLEKDWFRGLDRLQVLDLSENFLYDYITRTTIFWNLPQLRKLNLSFNYHKKVSFAHLHLASSFKGLVSLEKLDMHGIFFRSLTEATLQPLTHLRKLQSLRLQLNFINQAQLSIFGAFPSLLFVDLSDNRISGAATPAAALGEMDSRVEVWQSTRGLAPGPLDTVNSKDFMPSCSLNFTLDLSRNNLVTIQQEMFTRLSRLQCLRLSHNSISQAVNGSQFMPLTSLRVLDLSHNKLDLYHGRSFTELPQLEALDLSYNSQPFSMQGVGHNLSFVAQLPSLRYLSLAHNGIHSRVSQKLSSASLRALDFSGNSLSQMWAEGDLYLCFFKGLRNLVRLDLSENHLHTLLPRHLDNLPKSLRQLRLRDNNLAFFNWSSLTLLPELEALDLAGNQLKALSNGSLPPSTWLRKLDVSSNSIGFVTPGFFVLATGLKELNLSANALKTVEPSWFGSLAETLKILDVSANPLHCACGAAFVDFLLEMQAAVPGLSRRVTCGSPGQLQGRSIFAQDLRLCLDETLSLDCFGLSLLMVALGLAVPMLHHLCGWDLWYCFHLCLARLPRRGRRRGEDTLLYDAFVVFDKVQSAVADWVYNELRVQLEERRGRRALRLCLEERDWLPGKTLFENLWASVYSSRKTMFVLDHTDRVSGLLRASFLLAQQRLLEDRKDVVVLVILRPAAYRSRYVRLRQRLCRQSVLLWPHQPSGQGSFWANLGMALTRDNRHFYNRNFCRGPTTAE, from the coding sequence ATGGGCCTTGGAGATGTGATGGACACTGGAGAGAGAAACAGGAACCTCCCTGGAGGGCTGGGAGAGACGGAGGTGGGAGCTCTTCTGGGAAACCCCCAGAGAGATGGGGCAGAGGAGGTGGAGCTGGGGCTGTATCCTCACCCGGCGCCCACCTTGCAGGGCCCCTACTGTGCCCCGCACCCCCTTTCTCTCCTGGTACAGGCGGCGGCACTGGCAGCGGCCCTGGCTCAGGGCAccctgcctgccttcctgccctgtgagctccagcccCGTGGTCAGGTGGACTGCAACTGGCTGTTCCTGAAGTCCGTGCCGCACTTCTCGGCTGGAGCCCCCCGGGCCAACGTCACCAGCCTCTCTTTAGTCTCCAACCGCATCCACCACTTGCATGACTCCGACTTCGTCCACCTGTCCAACCTGCGGGTCCTCAACCTCAAGTGGAACTGCCCGCCGGCCAGCCTCAGCCCCATGCACTTCCCCTGTCGCATGACCATCGAGCCCAACACCTTCCTGGCTGTGCCCACCCTGGAGGAGCTGAACCTGAGCTACAACGGCATCACGACCGTGCCTGCCCTGCCCAGTTCCCTCGTGTCCCTGTCGCTGAGCCACACCAGCATCCTGGTGCTAGACCCCACCCACTTGGTCGGTCTGCAGGCCTTGCGCTTTCTATACATGGATGGCAACTGCTACTACAAGAACCCCTGCCAGCGGGCCCTGGAGGTGGCCCCTGGCGCCCTCCTCGGCCTGGGCAACCTCACGCACCTGTCGCTCAAGTACAACAACCTCACAGAGGTGCCCCGCCACCTGCCCCCCAGCCTGGACACCCTGCTGCTGTCCTACAACCACATTGTCACCCTGGCACCCGAGGACCTGGCCAATCTGACCGCCCTGCGCGTGCTTGACGTGGGCGGGAACTGCCGCCGCTGCGACCACGCCCGCAACCCCTGCAGGGAATGCCCAAAGAACTTCCCCAAGCTGCACCCCGACACCTTCAGCCACCTGAGCCGCCTCGAAGGCCTGGTGTTGAAGGACAGTTCTCTCTACAAACTAGAGAAAGATTGGTTCCGTGGCCTGGACAGGCTCCAAGTGCTCGACCTGAGTGAGAACTTCCTCTATGACTACATCACCAGGACCACCATCTTCTGGAACCTGCCCCAGCTGCGCAAACTCAACCTGTCCTTCAATTACCACAAGAAGGTGTCCTTCGCCCACCTGCACCTGGCGTCCTCCTTTAAGGGCCTGGTGTCCCTGGAGAAGCTGGACATGCACGGCATCTTCTTCCGCTCCCTCACCGAGGCCACGCTCCAGCCACTGACCCACCTGCGCAAGCTCCAGAGTCTGCGTCTGCAGCTGAACTTCATCAACCAGGCCCAGCTCAGCATCTTTGGGGCCTTCCCGAGCCTGCTCTTCGTGGACCTTTCGGACAACCGCATCAGCGGGGCCGCGACGCCGGCGGCCGCCCTGGGGGAGATGGACAGCAGGGTGGAGGTGTGGCAGTCAACCAGGGGCCTCGCTCCAGGCCCGCTGGACACCGTCAACTCAAAGGACTTCATGCCAAGCTGCAGCCTCAACTTCACCTTGGACCTGTCACGGAACAACCTGGTGACGATCCAGCAGGAGATGTTTACCCGCCTCTCCCGCCTCCAGTGCCTGCGTCTGAGCCACAACAGCATCTCGCAGGCAGTTAACGGCTCCCAGTTCATGCCGCTGACCAGCCTGCGAGTGCTCGACCTGTCCCACAACAAGCTGGACCTGTACCATGGGCGCTCATTCACGGAGCTGCCGCAGCTGGAGGCACTGGACCTCAGCTACAACAGCCAGCCCTTCAGCATGCAGGGCGTGGGCCACAACCTCAGCTTCGTGGCCCAGCTGCCCTCCCTGCGCTACCTCAGCCTTGCGCACAACGGCATCCACAGCCGCGTGTCACAGAAGCTCAGCAGCGCCTCGCTGCGCGCCCTTGACTTCAGCGGCAACTCACTGAGCCAGATGTGGGCCGAGGGAGACCTCTATCTCTGCTTCTTCAAAGGCTTGAGGAACCTGGTCAGGCTGGACCTATCCGAGAACCATCTGCACACCCTCCTGCCTCGTCACCTGGACAACCTGCCCAAGAGCCTGCGGCAGCTGCGTCTCCGGGACAATAACCTGGCCTTCTTCAACTGGAGCAGCCTGACCCTCCTGCCCGAGCTGGAAGCCCTGGATCTGGCGGGAAACCAGCTGAAGGCCCTGAGCAACGGCAGCCTGCCACCTAGCACCTGGCTCCGGAAGCTGGACGTGAGCAGCAACAGCATCGGCTTTGTGACCCCTGGCTTCTTTGTCCTCGCCACGGGGCTGAAAGAGCTTAACCTCAGCGCCAACGCCCTGAAGACGGTGGAGCCGTCCTGGTTCGGCTCCTTAGCAGAGACCCTGAAAATCCTAGATGTGAGCGCCAACCCGCTGCACTGCGCCTGCGGGGCGGCCTTCGTGGACTTCCTGCTGGAGATGCAGGCAGCCGTGCCCGGGCTGTCCAGACGCGTCACGTGTGGCAGTCCAGGCCAGCTCCAGGGCCGCAGCATCTTCGCACAGGACCTGCGCCTCTGCCTAGACGAGACCCTCTCCCTGGACTGCTTTGGCCTCTCGCTGCTAATGGTGGCGCTGGGCCTGGCAGTGCCCATGCTGCACCACCTCTGTGGCTGGGACCTCTGGTACTGCTTCCACCTGTGTCTGGCCCGTCTGCCCCGacgggggcggcggcggggcgAGGACACCCTGCTCTACGATGCCTTCGTGGTCTTTGACAAGGTGCAGAGCGCAGTGGCCGACTGGGTGTACAACGAGCTCCGTGTGCAGCTGGAGGAGCGCCGCGGGCGCCGGGCGCTCCGCCTCTGCCTGGAGGAGAGAGACTGGCTCCCCGGCAAGACGCTTTTCGAGAACCTGTGGGCCTCGGTCTACAGCAGCCGCAAGACCATGTTCGTGTTGGACCACACGGACCGGGTCAGCGGCCTCCTGCGTGCCAGCTTCCTGCTGGCCCAGCAGCGCCTGTTGGAGGACCGCAAGGACGTCGTGGTGCTGGTGATCCTGCGCCCCGCTGCCTACCGGTCCCGCTACGTGCGGCTGCGCCAGCGCCTCTGCCGCCAGAGCGTCCTCCTCTGGCCCCATCAGCCCAGTGGCCAGGGTAGCTTCTGGGCCAACCTGGGCATGGCCCTGACCAGGGACAACCGCCACTTCTATAACCGGAACTTCTGCCGAGGCCCTACGACAGCCGAATAG
- the TLR9 gene encoding toll-like receptor 9 isoform X3, translating into MAAALAAALAQGTLPAFLPCELQPRGQVDCNWLFLKSVPHFSAGAPRANVTSLSLVSNRIHHLHDSDFVHLSNLRVLNLKWNCPPASLSPMHFPCRMTIEPNTFLAVPTLEELNLSYNGITTVPALPSSLVSLSLSHTSILVLDPTHLVGLQALRFLYMDGNCYYKNPCQRALEVAPGALLGLGNLTHLSLKYNNLTEVPRHLPPSLDTLLLSYNHIVTLAPEDLANLTALRVLDVGGNCRRCDHARNPCRECPKNFPKLHPDTFSHLSRLEGLVLKDSSLYKLEKDWFRGLDRLQVLDLSENFLYDYITRTTIFWNLPQLRKLNLSFNYHKKVSFAHLHLASSFKGLVSLEKLDMHGIFFRSLTEATLQPLTHLRKLQSLRLQLNFINQAQLSIFGAFPSLLFVDLSDNRISGAATPAAALGEMDSRVEVWQSTRGLAPGPLDTVNSKDFMPSCSLNFTLDLSRNNLVTIQQEMFTRLSRLQCLRLSHNSISQAVNGSQFMPLTSLRVLDLSHNKLDLYHGRSFTELPQLEALDLSYNSQPFSMQGVGHNLSFVAQLPSLRYLSLAHNGIHSRVSQKLSSASLRALDFSGNSLSQMWAEGDLYLCFFKGLRNLVRLDLSENHLHTLLPRHLDNLPKSLRQLRLRDNNLAFFNWSSLTLLPELEALDLAGNQLKALSNGSLPPSTWLRKLDVSSNSIGFVTPGFFVLATGLKELNLSANALKTVEPSWFGSLAETLKILDVSANPLHCACGAAFVDFLLEMQAAVPGLSRRVTCGSPGQLQGRSIFAQDLRLCLDETLSLDCFGLSLLMVALGLAVPMLHHLCGWDLWYCFHLCLARLPRRGRRRGEDTLLYDAFVVFDKVQSAVADWVYNELRVQLEERRGRRALRLCLEERDWLPGKTLFENLWASVYSSRKTMFVLDHTDRVSGLLRASFLLAQQRLLEDRKDVVVLVILRPAAYRSRYVRLRQRLCRQSVLLWPHQPSGQGSFWANLGMALTRDNRHFYNRNFCRGPTTAE; encoded by the exons ATG GCGGCGGCACTGGCAGCGGCCCTGGCTCAGGGCAccctgcctgccttcctgccctgtgagctccagcccCGTGGTCAGGTGGACTGCAACTGGCTGTTCCTGAAGTCCGTGCCGCACTTCTCGGCTGGAGCCCCCCGGGCCAACGTCACCAGCCTCTCTTTAGTCTCCAACCGCATCCACCACTTGCATGACTCCGACTTCGTCCACCTGTCCAACCTGCGGGTCCTCAACCTCAAGTGGAACTGCCCGCCGGCCAGCCTCAGCCCCATGCACTTCCCCTGTCGCATGACCATCGAGCCCAACACCTTCCTGGCTGTGCCCACCCTGGAGGAGCTGAACCTGAGCTACAACGGCATCACGACCGTGCCTGCCCTGCCCAGTTCCCTCGTGTCCCTGTCGCTGAGCCACACCAGCATCCTGGTGCTAGACCCCACCCACTTGGTCGGTCTGCAGGCCTTGCGCTTTCTATACATGGATGGCAACTGCTACTACAAGAACCCCTGCCAGCGGGCCCTGGAGGTGGCCCCTGGCGCCCTCCTCGGCCTGGGCAACCTCACGCACCTGTCGCTCAAGTACAACAACCTCACAGAGGTGCCCCGCCACCTGCCCCCCAGCCTGGACACCCTGCTGCTGTCCTACAACCACATTGTCACCCTGGCACCCGAGGACCTGGCCAATCTGACCGCCCTGCGCGTGCTTGACGTGGGCGGGAACTGCCGCCGCTGCGACCACGCCCGCAACCCCTGCAGGGAATGCCCAAAGAACTTCCCCAAGCTGCACCCCGACACCTTCAGCCACCTGAGCCGCCTCGAAGGCCTGGTGTTGAAGGACAGTTCTCTCTACAAACTAGAGAAAGATTGGTTCCGTGGCCTGGACAGGCTCCAAGTGCTCGACCTGAGTGAGAACTTCCTCTATGACTACATCACCAGGACCACCATCTTCTGGAACCTGCCCCAGCTGCGCAAACTCAACCTGTCCTTCAATTACCACAAGAAGGTGTCCTTCGCCCACCTGCACCTGGCGTCCTCCTTTAAGGGCCTGGTGTCCCTGGAGAAGCTGGACATGCACGGCATCTTCTTCCGCTCCCTCACCGAGGCCACGCTCCAGCCACTGACCCACCTGCGCAAGCTCCAGAGTCTGCGTCTGCAGCTGAACTTCATCAACCAGGCCCAGCTCAGCATCTTTGGGGCCTTCCCGAGCCTGCTCTTCGTGGACCTTTCGGACAACCGCATCAGCGGGGCCGCGACGCCGGCGGCCGCCCTGGGGGAGATGGACAGCAGGGTGGAGGTGTGGCAGTCAACCAGGGGCCTCGCTCCAGGCCCGCTGGACACCGTCAACTCAAAGGACTTCATGCCAAGCTGCAGCCTCAACTTCACCTTGGACCTGTCACGGAACAACCTGGTGACGATCCAGCAGGAGATGTTTACCCGCCTCTCCCGCCTCCAGTGCCTGCGTCTGAGCCACAACAGCATCTCGCAGGCAGTTAACGGCTCCCAGTTCATGCCGCTGACCAGCCTGCGAGTGCTCGACCTGTCCCACAACAAGCTGGACCTGTACCATGGGCGCTCATTCACGGAGCTGCCGCAGCTGGAGGCACTGGACCTCAGCTACAACAGCCAGCCCTTCAGCATGCAGGGCGTGGGCCACAACCTCAGCTTCGTGGCCCAGCTGCCCTCCCTGCGCTACCTCAGCCTTGCGCACAACGGCATCCACAGCCGCGTGTCACAGAAGCTCAGCAGCGCCTCGCTGCGCGCCCTTGACTTCAGCGGCAACTCACTGAGCCAGATGTGGGCCGAGGGAGACCTCTATCTCTGCTTCTTCAAAGGCTTGAGGAACCTGGTCAGGCTGGACCTATCCGAGAACCATCTGCACACCCTCCTGCCTCGTCACCTGGACAACCTGCCCAAGAGCCTGCGGCAGCTGCGTCTCCGGGACAATAACCTGGCCTTCTTCAACTGGAGCAGCCTGACCCTCCTGCCCGAGCTGGAAGCCCTGGATCTGGCGGGAAACCAGCTGAAGGCCCTGAGCAACGGCAGCCTGCCACCTAGCACCTGGCTCCGGAAGCTGGACGTGAGCAGCAACAGCATCGGCTTTGTGACCCCTGGCTTCTTTGTCCTCGCCACGGGGCTGAAAGAGCTTAACCTCAGCGCCAACGCCCTGAAGACGGTGGAGCCGTCCTGGTTCGGCTCCTTAGCAGAGACCCTGAAAATCCTAGATGTGAGCGCCAACCCGCTGCACTGCGCCTGCGGGGCGGCCTTCGTGGACTTCCTGCTGGAGATGCAGGCAGCCGTGCCCGGGCTGTCCAGACGCGTCACGTGTGGCAGTCCAGGCCAGCTCCAGGGCCGCAGCATCTTCGCACAGGACCTGCGCCTCTGCCTAGACGAGACCCTCTCCCTGGACTGCTTTGGCCTCTCGCTGCTAATGGTGGCGCTGGGCCTGGCAGTGCCCATGCTGCACCACCTCTGTGGCTGGGACCTCTGGTACTGCTTCCACCTGTGTCTGGCCCGTCTGCCCCGacgggggcggcggcggggcgAGGACACCCTGCTCTACGATGCCTTCGTGGTCTTTGACAAGGTGCAGAGCGCAGTGGCCGACTGGGTGTACAACGAGCTCCGTGTGCAGCTGGAGGAGCGCCGCGGGCGCCGGGCGCTCCGCCTCTGCCTGGAGGAGAGAGACTGGCTCCCCGGCAAGACGCTTTTCGAGAACCTGTGGGCCTCGGTCTACAGCAGCCGCAAGACCATGTTCGTGTTGGACCACACGGACCGGGTCAGCGGCCTCCTGCGTGCCAGCTTCCTGCTGGCCCAGCAGCGCCTGTTGGAGGACCGCAAGGACGTCGTGGTGCTGGTGATCCTGCGCCCCGCTGCCTACCGGTCCCGCTACGTGCGGCTGCGCCAGCGCCTCTGCCGCCAGAGCGTCCTCCTCTGGCCCCATCAGCCCAGTGGCCAGGGTAGCTTCTGGGCCAACCTGGGCATGGCCCTGACCAGGGACAACCGCCACTTCTATAACCGGAACTTCTGCCGAGGCCCTACGACAGCCGAATAG
- the TLR9 gene encoding toll-like receptor 9 isoform X2 — MGPYCAPHPLSLLVQAAALAAALAQGTLPAFLPCELQPRGQVDCNWLFLKSVPHFSAGAPRANVTSLSLVSNRIHHLHDSDFVHLSNLRVLNLKWNCPPASLSPMHFPCRMTIEPNTFLAVPTLEELNLSYNGITTVPALPSSLVSLSLSHTSILVLDPTHLVGLQALRFLYMDGNCYYKNPCQRALEVAPGALLGLGNLTHLSLKYNNLTEVPRHLPPSLDTLLLSYNHIVTLAPEDLANLTALRVLDVGGNCRRCDHARNPCRECPKNFPKLHPDTFSHLSRLEGLVLKDSSLYKLEKDWFRGLDRLQVLDLSENFLYDYITRTTIFWNLPQLRKLNLSFNYHKKVSFAHLHLASSFKGLVSLEKLDMHGIFFRSLTEATLQPLTHLRKLQSLRLQLNFINQAQLSIFGAFPSLLFVDLSDNRISGAATPAAALGEMDSRVEVWQSTRGLAPGPLDTVNSKDFMPSCSLNFTLDLSRNNLVTIQQEMFTRLSRLQCLRLSHNSISQAVNGSQFMPLTSLRVLDLSHNKLDLYHGRSFTELPQLEALDLSYNSQPFSMQGVGHNLSFVAQLPSLRYLSLAHNGIHSRVSQKLSSASLRALDFSGNSLSQMWAEGDLYLCFFKGLRNLVRLDLSENHLHTLLPRHLDNLPKSLRQLRLRDNNLAFFNWSSLTLLPELEALDLAGNQLKALSNGSLPPSTWLRKLDVSSNSIGFVTPGFFVLATGLKELNLSANALKTVEPSWFGSLAETLKILDVSANPLHCACGAAFVDFLLEMQAAVPGLSRRVTCGSPGQLQGRSIFAQDLRLCLDETLSLDCFGLSLLMVALGLAVPMLHHLCGWDLWYCFHLCLARLPRRGRRRGEDTLLYDAFVVFDKVQSAVADWVYNELRVQLEERRGRRALRLCLEERDWLPGKTLFENLWASVYSSRKTMFVLDHTDRVSGLLRASFLLAQQRLLEDRKDVVVLVILRPAAYRSRYVRLRQRLCRQSVLLWPHQPSGQGSFWANLGMALTRDNRHFYNRNFCRGPTTAE; from the exons ATG GGCCCCTACTGTGCCCCGCACCCCCTTTCTCTCCTGGTACAGGCGGCGGCACTGGCAGCGGCCCTGGCTCAGGGCAccctgcctgccttcctgccctgtgagctccagcccCGTGGTCAGGTGGACTGCAACTGGCTGTTCCTGAAGTCCGTGCCGCACTTCTCGGCTGGAGCCCCCCGGGCCAACGTCACCAGCCTCTCTTTAGTCTCCAACCGCATCCACCACTTGCATGACTCCGACTTCGTCCACCTGTCCAACCTGCGGGTCCTCAACCTCAAGTGGAACTGCCCGCCGGCCAGCCTCAGCCCCATGCACTTCCCCTGTCGCATGACCATCGAGCCCAACACCTTCCTGGCTGTGCCCACCCTGGAGGAGCTGAACCTGAGCTACAACGGCATCACGACCGTGCCTGCCCTGCCCAGTTCCCTCGTGTCCCTGTCGCTGAGCCACACCAGCATCCTGGTGCTAGACCCCACCCACTTGGTCGGTCTGCAGGCCTTGCGCTTTCTATACATGGATGGCAACTGCTACTACAAGAACCCCTGCCAGCGGGCCCTGGAGGTGGCCCCTGGCGCCCTCCTCGGCCTGGGCAACCTCACGCACCTGTCGCTCAAGTACAACAACCTCACAGAGGTGCCCCGCCACCTGCCCCCCAGCCTGGACACCCTGCTGCTGTCCTACAACCACATTGTCACCCTGGCACCCGAGGACCTGGCCAATCTGACCGCCCTGCGCGTGCTTGACGTGGGCGGGAACTGCCGCCGCTGCGACCACGCCCGCAACCCCTGCAGGGAATGCCCAAAGAACTTCCCCAAGCTGCACCCCGACACCTTCAGCCACCTGAGCCGCCTCGAAGGCCTGGTGTTGAAGGACAGTTCTCTCTACAAACTAGAGAAAGATTGGTTCCGTGGCCTGGACAGGCTCCAAGTGCTCGACCTGAGTGAGAACTTCCTCTATGACTACATCACCAGGACCACCATCTTCTGGAACCTGCCCCAGCTGCGCAAACTCAACCTGTCCTTCAATTACCACAAGAAGGTGTCCTTCGCCCACCTGCACCTGGCGTCCTCCTTTAAGGGCCTGGTGTCCCTGGAGAAGCTGGACATGCACGGCATCTTCTTCCGCTCCCTCACCGAGGCCACGCTCCAGCCACTGACCCACCTGCGCAAGCTCCAGAGTCTGCGTCTGCAGCTGAACTTCATCAACCAGGCCCAGCTCAGCATCTTTGGGGCCTTCCCGAGCCTGCTCTTCGTGGACCTTTCGGACAACCGCATCAGCGGGGCCGCGACGCCGGCGGCCGCCCTGGGGGAGATGGACAGCAGGGTGGAGGTGTGGCAGTCAACCAGGGGCCTCGCTCCAGGCCCGCTGGACACCGTCAACTCAAAGGACTTCATGCCAAGCTGCAGCCTCAACTTCACCTTGGACCTGTCACGGAACAACCTGGTGACGATCCAGCAGGAGATGTTTACCCGCCTCTCCCGCCTCCAGTGCCTGCGTCTGAGCCACAACAGCATCTCGCAGGCAGTTAACGGCTCCCAGTTCATGCCGCTGACCAGCCTGCGAGTGCTCGACCTGTCCCACAACAAGCTGGACCTGTACCATGGGCGCTCATTCACGGAGCTGCCGCAGCTGGAGGCACTGGACCTCAGCTACAACAGCCAGCCCTTCAGCATGCAGGGCGTGGGCCACAACCTCAGCTTCGTGGCCCAGCTGCCCTCCCTGCGCTACCTCAGCCTTGCGCACAACGGCATCCACAGCCGCGTGTCACAGAAGCTCAGCAGCGCCTCGCTGCGCGCCCTTGACTTCAGCGGCAACTCACTGAGCCAGATGTGGGCCGAGGGAGACCTCTATCTCTGCTTCTTCAAAGGCTTGAGGAACCTGGTCAGGCTGGACCTATCCGAGAACCATCTGCACACCCTCCTGCCTCGTCACCTGGACAACCTGCCCAAGAGCCTGCGGCAGCTGCGTCTCCGGGACAATAACCTGGCCTTCTTCAACTGGAGCAGCCTGACCCTCCTGCCCGAGCTGGAAGCCCTGGATCTGGCGGGAAACCAGCTGAAGGCCCTGAGCAACGGCAGCCTGCCACCTAGCACCTGGCTCCGGAAGCTGGACGTGAGCAGCAACAGCATCGGCTTTGTGACCCCTGGCTTCTTTGTCCTCGCCACGGGGCTGAAAGAGCTTAACCTCAGCGCCAACGCCCTGAAGACGGTGGAGCCGTCCTGGTTCGGCTCCTTAGCAGAGACCCTGAAAATCCTAGATGTGAGCGCCAACCCGCTGCACTGCGCCTGCGGGGCGGCCTTCGTGGACTTCCTGCTGGAGATGCAGGCAGCCGTGCCCGGGCTGTCCAGACGCGTCACGTGTGGCAGTCCAGGCCAGCTCCAGGGCCGCAGCATCTTCGCACAGGACCTGCGCCTCTGCCTAGACGAGACCCTCTCCCTGGACTGCTTTGGCCTCTCGCTGCTAATGGTGGCGCTGGGCCTGGCAGTGCCCATGCTGCACCACCTCTGTGGCTGGGACCTCTGGTACTGCTTCCACCTGTGTCTGGCCCGTCTGCCCCGacgggggcggcggcggggcgAGGACACCCTGCTCTACGATGCCTTCGTGGTCTTTGACAAGGTGCAGAGCGCAGTGGCCGACTGGGTGTACAACGAGCTCCGTGTGCAGCTGGAGGAGCGCCGCGGGCGCCGGGCGCTCCGCCTCTGCCTGGAGGAGAGAGACTGGCTCCCCGGCAAGACGCTTTTCGAGAACCTGTGGGCCTCGGTCTACAGCAGCCGCAAGACCATGTTCGTGTTGGACCACACGGACCGGGTCAGCGGCCTCCTGCGTGCCAGCTTCCTGCTGGCCCAGCAGCGCCTGTTGGAGGACCGCAAGGACGTCGTGGTGCTGGTGATCCTGCGCCCCGCTGCCTACCGGTCCCGCTACGTGCGGCTGCGCCAGCGCCTCTGCCGCCAGAGCGTCCTCCTCTGGCCCCATCAGCCCAGTGGCCAGGGTAGCTTCTGGGCCAACCTGGGCATGGCCCTGACCAGGGACAACCGCCACTTCTATAACCGGAACTTCTGCCGAGGCCCTACGACAGCCGAATAG